The Couchioplanes caeruleus nucleotide sequence CCAGGTCGGGTCGTAGTCGCCCCACAGCGGGGAGTCCTCGTGCTCGAGCGCCTCGACCATGACGGAGAGGGGGCCGACCTCGGCCTCGAGGTTCTCCAGTGCGATGCCCAGGTCCCGGCCGGGCAGCCGGGCGCTGCGCAGCACCTGCGACTCGTTCTGGTCGATCACCCAGCCGCCCTGGGCGAGCACGAGGAAGTCGGCGGCCCGGATGTCGTTGCGGGTGAGCTCGGTCAGCCGTGGCCCCCGGCCGGTGGCGCCGACGATGCGGATGCCGGCGGCGCGGACCCGGTCCAGCACCGCGTGGGTGTAGTCGGACACCGTGTCATCGCTGCGGACCAGCGTGCCGTCGAGGTCGGTCGCGATGAGCTTCGGCAGACCGGGCTTCGCCATGGGAACCTCCGTGGGTCACGAGACCCCCGCGGAGGGCGGAAGGAAAACGTTACACCGGCCCGGCGACCAGCGGCTATGACTTCTGGTAGCCGGGCGGTGTATTCACCGTTAGCGAACAGGTTCGAGAATGTCGCGGCCGCCGAGGTACGGCTGGAGCGCCTTCGGTACGCGCACCGAGCCGTCCGGCTGCTGATGGTTCTCCAGGATCGGGATCAGCCAGCGGGTCGTCGCGAGCGTGCCGTTGAGCGTCGCCGCGGTCTGGGCCTTGCCGTCGGCGTCCCGGTAGCGGATGTTGAGCCGCCGCGCCTGGAACGTGGTGCAGTTCGACGTCGAGGTCACCTCGCGGTAGCGGCCCTGCGACGGCACCCACGCCTCGCAGTCGTACTTGCGGACCGCGCTGGAGCCGAGGTCGCCGGCCGCCACGTCGATCACCCGGTACGGCACCTCGACCTTGGCGAGCATCTCCTCCTCCATGGCGAGCAGCCGCTGGTGCTCGGACTGCGCCTCCTCGGGCCTGCAGAAGGAGAACATCTCGACCTTGTCGAACTGGTGCACGCGCAGGATGCCGCGGACGTCCTTGCCGTGCGAGCCGGCCTCCCGGCGGAAGCACGACGACCATCCGGCGAACCGTTCCGGGCCGCCCTCCAGGTCGATGATCTCGTTCGAGTGGTACGCCGCCAGCGGCACCTCCGACGTGCCCACGAGGTAGAGGTCGTCGGCCTCGAGCCGGTACACCTCGCTCGCGTGCGAGCCGAGGAACCCGGTGCCCTCCATCGCCTCGGGGCGGACCAGCGACGGCGTGATCGACGGCGTGAAGCCGCGCTCGACCGCCTGGGCGATGGCCATCTGCAGCATGCCCAGCTGCAGCAGCGCGCCGACGCCGGTGAGGAAGTAGAACCGTGACCCCGAGACCTTCGCGCCGCGCTCGGTGTCGATCGCGCCGAGCGCCTCACCGATCTCGAGGTGGTCCCGCGGCTTGTCGATGGCGGGACGTTCACCGACCTCGCGGAGCACGACGAAGTCGTCCTCGCCGCCGGGCGGCACGCCGTCCTCCACCAGGTTGGGAATGGCCAGGTGGGCCCGGCGCAGCGTCTCGTCGGCCGTGCCCGCCGCGGCCTCGGCGGCCTTGACCTCGGCCGCGAGCTCCTTGGTGCGGGCCAGCAGCGCCGCCCGTTCGTCGCCCGAGGCCTTCGCGACCTGCTTGCCGAGGGACTTCTGCTCCGCCCGTACGGCCTCGAAGCGCTGGGTGGCCGATCGGCGCTGCTCGTCGGCGCGCAGCAGCTCGTCCACCTTGTCGGCGGACTCGCCGCGCAGCCGCTGGCTGGCACGGAACAGCTCGGGGTCCTCGCGGAGCAGACGCAGGTCAATCACGATTGATGAGCCTACCGGCGGCGCTGTCCGATCTTCACCCGGATATGCCGGGGTCCGCCTTGTCGCGGCTGTCGTCCGAGGCGGTCCACGGCTTGACCGGCGCGACGGTCAGGTCGAACGGCGCGTCCGGGGTCTCGTCCTCGGCGGGCGGGCGCCGCCACGACCACACCGGCTCCGCGGGCTCCCCGGCCGCGCCGGCTGCCGGCGCCTCCCCCGGGGCGGCAGCGGGCGCCGGAAGCCCACGCCCGGCCAGCCACGCCGCGAGCGTGACCAGCGCGACGCCGACCCCCGCGCACCACACTCCCCGCCCCACCGACACCTGCATCTGGTCGTCGTCCAGGGTCATCGCGTCGATCTGCCCGACGATCCGGCTGGTCTCCCCCAGGTACGACCACAGCGTCACCACCACGGCCAGCAGCAGCCCGCCGGCGCTCAGCGCGGTCAGACGCGCGTACGCCCGGCCCGCGGCGGGGCCGAAGAGCGTGAGCACGGTCGCGGCCACCAGCAGGAACAGCCCGGCCAGGTAACCGCCGCCCCAGCCGCCGAGATCGGCGATCGTGGTCGTGAACGGTCGCTCGCCGGTGTCGGCCCCGCGCAGGATCGTCGCGTCGATGGCGGTGATCTGCCACTCCGAGATCAGCGAGCCGAAGAGCGCGAGCGCACCGAGTGCCGCGGCGACCGGCACGAGCCGGCGGTCCCGGAGGGTCCCGGCGAGGAAACCGCCGATGCCGGTGCGGCGGCGCGGCGGCCCGTCGTCGCCGGCGGGGCCGAACTCGACCACGGCTTCCTGGCTCTGCGACATGCCACCCATCATGTCCCGCGGGCCGTCCGCCGACCAGCGACGCGAGACATGGACTAGCGTCGTCGGTATGCCTATTCGCACTGCTTCCGCCCGCTGGTCGGGCAACCTCACCGAGGGCTCCGGAACCGTCAAGACCGGAAAGGGCGGGTACGAGGGGAACTACTCCTTCAAGTCCCGCTTCGAGGAGGGCGAGGGGACCAACCCCGAGGAGCTGATCGCCGCCGCGCACGCCGGCTGCTTCTCGATGGCGTTCTCGAAGGCTCTTGCGGACGCCGGTTTCACCCCCACCTCCGTCGACACCACCGCCAAGGTGCACCTCGACAAGACCGACGCCGGCTTCGGCGTCACCCGCATCGAGCTGGAGACCGTCGGCGACGTGCCGAACGTCGACCCCGACACGTTCCAGAAGCTCGCCGAGGGCGCGAAGGAGAACTGCCCGATCTCGCGGCTGCTCTCCCCCGGCGCCGAGATCACCCTCAGCGCCACCCTGGCCTGACGCACGCGCGTACTCCGCCCGCCTTCCGGGCGGGCGGAGCCCGCGCGGGCACCGCGGGCCGCCCGCGATGGAGCACAATGGGCGGCGTGCCGGTCGAGATGAGCCGTGAACGCTTCGAGGAACTGGTCGGCGAGGCCCTCGACGAGGTGCCGGCCGAGCTGCTCAGGACGATGAACAACGTGGTGATCCTGGTCGAGGACCTGCCGCCCGACGGCAGCATGGACCTGCTCGGGCTCTACCAGGGCATCGACCTCACCCGGCGCGGCTGGGACTACGCCGGCGTGCTGCCCGACACGATCACGATCTATCGCCTGCCGACGCTGAACGTCTGCGAGACGGAGACCGACGTCATCGACGAGGTCGCCATCACGGTGGTGCACGAGATCGCCCACCACTTCGGCATCGACGACCACCGGCTGCACGAATTGGGATGGGGCTGAACGTCCGAGCCCCCGCCGTTGCTCTCCGGCCCTACCCTGGTACTCCACGCTTACAGGAGGACCTTCATGCGCAGCGAACTGTTCTCGGCGGAGAACCTCGAGAAGGAGTCGGCCCAGCCCGGTCTCCGGCTGCAGAATTCGAAACTGCTCAAGGCGGAGCTGAACGGCGAGTTCATGGCCCGGGTCGGCTCGATGGTCGCGTACCAGGGGCAGGTGCAGTTCGAGGCGCTGGGCTCGGGCGGCATCGGCAAGTTCCTCAAGCAGAAGCTCACCGGCGAGGGCGTACCGCTGATGCGGGTGTCCGGCCGCGGTGACGTCTTCCTCGCCGAGCGCGCCGCCGACATCCACCTGATCGACCTCGAGCCCGGCGACGCCCTGTCGATCAACGGCGCGAACGTGCTGGCCTTCGACTCGTCGCTCACCTACGACATCAAGATGGTGCAGGGCGCCGGCATGATGTCCAACGCGGGCCTGTTCAATTGCGTCTTCTCCGGCCACGGCCGGATCGCGGTGACGACGAAGGGCACGCCGGTCGTGCTCACCGTCGACCAGCCCACCTACGTGGACCCGCAGGCGGCGATCTGCTGGTCGGCCGGCCTGCAGACCGGCTACCACCGCGCCGAGCAGCTCGGCCTGGGCACGCTGCTGGGCCGCACCACCGGCGAGCGCTTCACGATGAGCTTCGCCGGCCAGGGCTTCGTGGTCGTGCAGCCGTCGGAGGAGCCGCCGGGCGGCCTCGCCGGCGCCGCGCAGGGCCAGCAGCAGCAGGGCGGCATCCTCGGCAACCTGCTGGGCGGCTGAATCCAGATCAAGAGCTTGATGTCGTAGCTCGGTGGGTGGTGCGGACCGTCGCTCCCGCCGAGGCCGGGCCGGGGCCCAGCATTCGCTGGCCCTGGCCCTTCATTCTGCGTGAGTGGCTCAGGAAGGCTCGCCGGCCCGCAGCCGGGCCAGCCACGCCGAGCTGTCCGCGAAGTCCGCATTGGTCAGTCCCGGCTGCGTGGGCAGCGGCTCCTCCTGCGCCTGCCTCGACCAGCGGTGCCGCGGGTACGACCCCAGGAAGCGCACCTCCGCGCAGATGCGGCGCAGGCCCTGCAGCGCCTCGCCCAGCCGTGGCTCCGCGACGTGGCCGGTGCAGTCGAGGAAGAAGACGTACACGCCGAGCTGCTCGCCGGTCGGCCGGGACTCGATGCGGGACAGGTTGATGCCCCGGACCGCCAGCTCGGTGAGCACCGACAGCAGCGCGCCCACCCGGTCGTGCGCGATCATCACGGCCAGCGACGTCACGTCGTCCCCGGTCGGCGGCGCGGGCGCGGCCGGGCGGGACAGCAGCGCGAAGCGGGTCACCGCGTCGGCGTGGTCGGCGATCTTCTCGGCCAGCACGGTCAGGTTGTTGCGCGGAATCCCGATCGGTGCGCAGATCGCCGCGTCGTACTCCCCCGCCGCGGCGGCCGCGGCGGAGGCGGCGTTGGACAGCATGTCGACGACCACCGCGTCGGGCAGGTTGGCGCGCAGCCAGTTGCGGCACTGCGCGGAGGCCTGCGGGTGCGCGGCGACCGTACGGATGGCCGCGAGCGGCGTCAGCGAGGCCGATCCGAGCACGAACTCGACCGGCAGCACCACCTCGCGGGTGATGACCAGGGGGCTGCCCGTGCCGAGCTCGTCCAGCGTGACCGGCACGGCCCCGCCGACCGAATTCTCGAGCGGCACCAGAGCGGCGTCGGCCTCCCCGGTGCGTACGGCCTCCAGCGCCTCGGGGACGCTGCGGGCCGGGGTACGGATCCCCCGTTCGGCCGCGGGGATCGTCCGCAGCGCCTGCTCGGTGAAGGTCCCCTCGGGACCGAGGTAGACGAATCGGGTCGGTGGGGTGCCGGGCATGCCACCACCCTATGGCGAACCGTCCCCCAGCCGCCGCACGCGGCCACCGCGCCGCTCGGCCTCATCCGCCCGCAGGCGCACGGCACCGCTCGCCTCAGCGGCCCGCAGGCGCCCACCGCGCCGCTCGCCTCACCCGCCCGCAGGCGCGCCGCGCCGCTCCGCCTCAGGCGCCGCAGGCGCGCACCCGGATGCCCGCGGGAGCGTCGTTCTGCACCTGCTGGCTGCATACGTCGGTGCCGGCCTCGACGAGCCGGAGCGCCGACGGCGTGCCGGTGGACACGACGAACAGCGGCTCGTACTTCTGCTCGGAATGCCGGGCCACGATCTCGATGGTCGAAATTTGCCACGTACCCGAGCAAAAAGGTCCGTCGATGACCTTCAGCTCCCGGTCCGGGATGCCGGGCGTGCCCTTCACCACGGCGATCACCTGCGCGGCGCTCGGACCGGCGGTGCACTTCGGCGCCCCCGGCGGCCCGGACGTCCGCGGCGTCGTGGTCGCCGGCGTGGCACCCCTGGTCGCCGGCGGCGTAAAAGGCGTGTACGGCGTGTACGGCGTGTACGCCGGCGGCACCCCACCGGTGGGCAGCCCCGCCGTGGGCAGCCCCGTCGTCGGCACGGTGGGCACCACACCCGGCGCGTACGCCGAAGCCGACGCCGCGGCGCTGGAGCTGCCGGTCGGCTCGGGCGGGGAGCTGGACGGCGGCGCGGGCGGCTCACCGCACGCGGCGAGCGCCGTCATCACAGCCACGAACGGCAGCAGCCGCCGGGCGGCCCGGCGTCGAACATCCCGCAGCACGCGCTCATGGTAGGTCGTCCGGGGCCCGGACAAAGGTCTCGATCCGGTCGCGGTGCGCGGACCGTCAGACTGTGATGCGGTGACCCACGGCTGAGAGCGTGTCGATCGCCTCGCTGAGCCGCACCCGCGGCACCAGCAGATAGTCCGTGTCGTACGTCGAGAAGGCGATGATGTTGACCCGGGCGTCGGCCAGCGGGGTCACGAGCGAGGCGAGAACTCCGGTCAGCGCCAGGTCGAGCGGGCCCACCACGCGCAGGCACCGCCAGGCCGCCTCCACCGTGGCGCCGTCGGGCACCCGGTCGCTCGGGCAGATGATCGACATCTCGTCCGGCGCCCAGGTCACCGAGATGACGCTCTTGTCGTCCGGACCGTTGCTCAGGGAGGCGGGCAGGGGGGAACCGGCGGGCAGCCGGCACACCGCGTACTCCTCCGGGAGCAGGTCGAGATCGAGCATGAGGGAAGACTACGGTCCGAACCCCCGTCACCCCAATGGGTGATGGGTGCGGTGATCACCACATGGGTGACCGCGGGTCAGTACCGGATAGCGGAGAAGAACGTCAGCGAGGCGACGACCCGGCCGGTCTCGGAGATCGGCGTGGCGATCGCGTCGACGGTGACGTGCCGTTTCCCCTTGGGCGGCTGGATGCGCATCAGGCCCCTCGCGAGCCGCTCCGAGGTCAGCGCCAGCAGCGGCGGGATCTTCTCGATCTCCTGCTCGCTGAGGTCGCCCCCGCCCGCCGTGAAGTCGATGAGGCGCAGCGCCCCGTCGCCGCCGAGCAGGGGGCGGCCGACGACCTCGGCGCCCTTGGCCAGGCCGAGCAGGTCGCTGGCGGACGGCGACACGGCGACGATGGTGGAACTCACGTCGAGCACCAGGCACGGCTCGACGGCCTGCCAGACCGTCGCGGCCCACCGGTCGATGTTCGAGACGAACTCGGATTCGACCGGCGTACGCGCCTGCGGCACGAACGCTCCCGAGAGTGAGAGCTCGACGTGCGCCACCCGCACCTCCCTGATCTGCGTGCCGTCCGGCGGACCCGACTCCGGCCGGACCGCGAGGGCTCGAGACTCCAACGGTCTCACACCTCGAGTGTCCGGCCGGCGTCGCTCGCGTCAAGCCTCGACGGCGAGCGGTGCACTGCAGGGAACGTTACCGGCGGGTTGCCCGCTTGTCAGCGGCCGTTTGGCTGCCCGGGTACCAGCGGTAGTCGCCGGCCGGCCGGTACGGCGCGTTGGCCCAGGTGGCGGGGTGTTGTGCCACGGCTGACAGTTTGCTGGCGGTGGCCGGCGAGATGCGGGCGCCGCCGGCGATGAGCAGCCGGTCGAGCTCCTTGTGGGTGGCCACCAGGCAGTCCTTCGGCAGGCCGTGCACGCTGATCACACCGGAGCCCACGAAGGCCAGCACGGGCGTGACCGGCACGGTGATGCCCACGGCGGAGCTCATCGCCCGGCCGGCGCGCTTGGCGTCACGGCGGGCCTCGGACACGTACGCCGGGCGCTTGCCGTTGATCTGCACCACGTCACCGGCGATCAGCACGCGGGCGCGGCCGTGGTCGGCGACGGTGACGGCGTACACGCCGCCGGGGCCGATCGCCAGGAAGCCGGCGCGGTTGTCGCTGGGGTCGTACTCGTACGTCTGCGAGTCGGTGCGCGGCCAGTCGACGATGTGCCACGCGGGGCCCAGGCGGTCGAGGCGGGTCAGCGCGCGGGCGCCGGCGGCCTCGAGGCGGCGTGCGTCACGTTCGGCGCGGCGGCGGCGGGCCCACTCGACGGGGCTGGGCCGCACCGGCTCCAACGCCGCGGGCGGTGCGTCGCGACGGGGTTCCAGAGCGGGGGGATAGCTGCGGTGCGGAGCGGGAAGGGCGGGTGGGCGGGCGGGGAAGACAGTCACTGCGACCTCCGGCAAAAGGTCCATCGGGCTCTCTTTCCACTACGGTAAGTGTTGGACCCGGTACTCAAGCAACCCGTGGGACAGGAGAGAAAGCGGAATGAGTGGGGATGAATGCCGCATTCACGCACAAGCTCTTTTTCCGTATGGTGCATCACGCGACCTAGGGCTCCCCTGCGATCCGAAACGTCCTCCGTCAAGTTAGCCGACCCTTAGCAGGTCTGCATCCGTCTCCCGGATCTTGGCGCTATGTCACAGGACGGATGCGGACAGTGGAGACAAAATCGGCTCACCGCGCTGGATCCGGCCGCAGGATCTAGGCTCGACGGCGTGGCCCCATACGTCGACAGCGAGGTCGGCCGCCTCGCCACCGTGATCCTGCACCGGCCCGGCGCCGAGCTGGCCCGGCTCACCCCGCGCAACAACGACTCCCTGCTCTTCGACGGCATCCCCTGGGTCGGCCGGGCGCAGGAGGAGCACGACCGGTTCGCCCAGGCCCTGCGCGACCGCGGGGTGGAGGTCCTCTACCTGGGCGGGCTGCTGGAGGAGACGCTGGCCGTGGCCGAGGCCCGGGCCGAACTCACCCGCAGCGTCCTCGAGTCGACCCGGCTGGGCGACACCCTGCGCGAGCGCGTCGCCGCCCACCTGGCCGACCTCGGCCCGCGCGACCTGGCCCACGTGCTCATGGCCGGCCTGGCGCACGAGGAGGTCAAGCCGGGCCCCGGCCGGACCGGCGGCCTGGTGTACGAGCTGATGGACCGGCACGACTTCGTCATCGACCCGCTGCCGAACCTGCTGTTCACCCGCGACTCGTCGGTGTGGGTACGCGACAAGGTGGCGGTCACCAGCCTCGCGATGCCCGCGCGCAACCGCGAGACCACGCTGACCCGGGCGATCTACACGCACCACCCCCGGTTCGCCGGCACCGAGCTGCTCTACACGCCCGGCCTCGAGCACGTGGAGGGCGGCGACGTGCTGCTGCTCGCCCCGGACGTGCTCGCGATCGGCGTGGGGGAGCGCACCACGCCCGCGGGCGCCGAGCGGCTGGCCCGCCGGGTCTTCGCGGCCGGCCTGGCCGAGACGATCCTGGTGGTGCCGATCGCGCAGGAGCGCGCCACGATGCACCTCGACACCGTCTGCACGATGGTCGACGTCGACGCCGTGGTGATGTATCCGAACGTCGCCGACGCGCTGCGGGCGTACCCGGTGACCAGGGGTTTCGATGGTGAACCCGTCGTCGGGGAGGGCCGGCCGTTCCTGGTCGCCGCGGCGGAGGCGATGGGCATCGACCGGCTGCGCATCATCGACACCGGCCTGGACCCGGTGACCGCCGAGCGGGAGCAGTGGGACGACGGCAACAACACGCTCGCGCTGGCCCCGCGGCTGTGCGTGGCGTACGAGCGCAACGTCGAGACCAACGCGCAGCTGGAACGCGCCGGCATCGAGGTCATCGCGATCAGCGGCTCCGAGCTCGGCTCCGGCCGCGGCGGCCCGCGCTGCATGTCCTGCCCGGTCGAGCGGGCGCCGCTCAGTCCCCCCGCACGTGCGGGGGGATGAGCGGCGGAACGGCCGCCGGACCGCCCGGCTCCTCCGTGGCGACCAGCAGATCCTCACGGAACGGCTGGCCGCCGACGGAACTGCCGACCGGCCCGGAGAAGCTCGCGCTCTGCACCGCCGAGACCCGCAGCGGCCCGGCGTGCGTACGCTCGCACCCACAGCCCCTGCTCCGGCGGGATGCTCAGGGTCAGTTCGCCGTCGCGCACCCGGTAGGTGGCCGCCGACGCCTCCCGCGGAGCAGCCACACGTCCCGGCCGAGGTCGCTCCCGCCGAACGAGTCCTCCATGGCCGCGGGCGTCAGCGCAGGGTGAGCTGGCGGCCGACGAGGCCCTGCTTCGCGCGCCGGGCGGCCCCGTCCAGCGGCGCCGTCTCGGCGAGGGTGTCGGCGTACCGCTTGGCGAAGTCGGCGAGCGGCGCCTCCCAGTCGCCGGCCTCCGGCTCGCCCGGGACGTCCCACACCGGGACGAGCAGCCCGTGGGCGCGGAACATGCCGGCGAACTTCGTGTCCTCGCCGAGCAGCAGGTCACCCGCGGCCGACAGGCGGGCCAGTGCGTCCAGCGCGGCGTCCTCCGGGTCGGGCAGGACCCAGCGCACGTGCGCCTTGTCCGGTACCCGGCACCAGTACGCCGCATGCGCCGCGGACATCCGTACGGTCGGGTAGATCGACGCGTTCGCCCGCTCGAGGGACGCCTTCACGTTGGCGTCCTCGGCCTGCTCGGCGTCGAGCCAGTACTCGAAGCCCTCGTGCATGCTGATGTCGAGCGGGCCGTCCTCGAGGATGTCCTGCAGGCGGGGACCCTCGCCGGGCAGCGCGGGAACCGCGACGGTGTCGCCCGGCTGGGTACGCAGCGCGCACAGGACGGCCTCCGCGACATCCCGGGACACGTCACCGGACTGCAGGTGGCGCTGGAGGCCGACGAAGACCCTCCCGTCCTGGCGGGTCATGGCCGGCCACGCCATCGGCAGCACGGTGGAGAGGGTGACCGGGCGGTCGCCGTACTCCTCGATGATCTCCGGCTTGAGGGTCAGCGGCGCGGAGGCGGCCGGGACGAGTTCGCGCAGCGCGATCCACTCGGTCTCGTCGGCCAGGCCCTCGAACGGCCGGGCGACGAAGACGTCACGCACCTTCTGGCGCTTGGGCGCCGCGTCGGCGGCGGCTCGGGGGTTCTTTCGACGCTTGCTCACGACGAACCACCCTAGGCGGTACCGGGCCGCCGCGGGTGACGCGGGCCACCGTGTCCGGGTGGGAGTCAGGCGCGGGGCAGGCTGACCTCGGCAACCGTGCCGCCGCCGTCGCGCGGGCGCAACGACACCCAGCCGCGCTGTCGTTCCACGATGCGGCGGACGAGGTACAGCCCGAGGCCGGCGCCCGGGTTGCGCCCGTCGGCGTCCGGGTCGCCCTGCCAGTAGCGCTCGAACGCCCGCTCGACGTGCTCCGGACCGACGCCGATGCCCCGGTCGGCGACCCGGAACGTGACCGTCGAGTCGTCGGCGGCCGCGGTCACGGTCACCTCGGTGTCGGGCGGCGAGTACTTGTCCGCGTTGGTGGCCAGCTCGGTGAGGATCGTGGCGAGCGACTCCCGGTCCCCGAAGGCCTTGGGCAGCTCGGCGGGCAGCTCCGCGACGAGCCGGGGGCGCAGGTCCGCCGGGAGCTCCGCCACCGCCGCCCGCAACGCGTCCACGAGGTCGAACGGGCCGGGCGGGGAGCCACCGGTCCCCCCGTCGTCGCTGGTGGCCGAGAGCAGCCGGTCGACCAGGCGGGCGAGCTCCCCGGCGCGGGCGCCGACGACGCGTACGGCCTCGCGACGCCCCTTTTCGCCGAGCGACTCCCAGTGGTTGGTCAGCGTGTCCGCGTACCCCTTGATGACCGTGACCGGCGTCCGCAGCTCGTGGCTGGTCACCGCCACGAACAGGTCGCGGTCCTCGTGCGTGCGTTTCCCGCCGGTCGCGGATTGCTGACCGCCGGCCGGGGTGAGCCAGGCGCCGGTCGCCTCCGGGCTGTCGCCGTGGACGGGCAGGCCGGCGCGGTCGCCGTACAGGTGGGCGGCGTGCGCGGCGAGGAGGTCGAGGACCGTGTGGTGCTCGGGGCCGGGCGCGTCGTCGGACTCGGCGTAGGCGACGTACAGGAAGCCGATCAGCACGTCGCCGACCGCGCAGCGCGTGATGAGCAGGTGGTCCGTGCCGGTGCCGTCGTCGGTCGGCTCGACGGGCAGGTAGACGGCGTGGTCGTCGGTCAGCCGGTCGTGGTCGACCCGGCGGCCCAGCGCGTGTTCGCAGACGCCGGCGCCCGCGATGATGCGGCCGTGCCCGGCGCCGCACTCGGCGAAACCGGCGCCGCTGCCGCCGAGCACCTCCAGCGCGAGCCGGACGAGGTGCTGCAGGGCGGCGAGGCCGGTCTCGCCCGTGTCGATCCGTCTCAGGAGCGCGAGCTGCCCCCGCGCCAGCGCGGTGTAGTCGGGTCCATCCGGCATGTCTGCGAGTGTGCCTCGCTTCCGGCGGTTTGGGCAGAGCGGAGAGTGTGGATCTTGTCGCTGATCGGGCTCGGAG carries:
- the serS gene encoding serine--tRNA ligase, whose product is MIDLRLLREDPELFRASQRLRGESADKVDELLRADEQRRSATQRFEAVRAEQKSLGKQVAKASGDERAALLARTKELAAEVKAAEAAAGTADETLRRAHLAIPNLVEDGVPPGGEDDFVVLREVGERPAIDKPRDHLEIGEALGAIDTERGAKVSGSRFYFLTGVGALLQLGMLQMAIAQAVERGFTPSITPSLVRPEAMEGTGFLGSHASEVYRLEADDLYLVGTSEVPLAAYHSNEIIDLEGGPERFAGWSSCFRREAGSHGKDVRGILRVHQFDKVEMFSFCRPEEAQSEHQRLLAMEEEMLAKVEVPYRVIDVAAGDLGSSAVRKYDCEAWVPSQGRYREVTSTSNCTTFQARRLNIRYRDADGKAQTAATLNGTLATTRWLIPILENHQQPDGSVRVPKALQPYLGGRDILEPVR
- a CDS encoding sensor histidine kinase yields the protein MPDGPDYTALARGQLALLRRIDTGETGLAALQHLVRLALEVLGGSGAGFAECGAGHGRIIAGAGVCEHALGRRVDHDRLTDDHAVYLPVEPTDDGTGTDHLLITRCAVGDVLIGFLYVAYAESDDAPGPEHHTVLDLLAAHAAHLYGDRAGLPVHGDSPEATGAWLTPAGGQQSATGGKRTHEDRDLFVAVTSHELRTPVTVIKGYADTLTNHWESLGEKGRREAVRVVGARAGELARLVDRLLSATSDDGGTGGSPPGPFDLVDALRAAVAELPADLRPRLVAELPAELPKAFGDRESLATILTELATNADKYSPPDTEVTVTAAADDSTVTFRVADRGIGVGPEHVERAFERYWQGDPDADGRNPGAGLGLYLVRRIVERQRGWVSLRPRDGGGTVAEVSLPRA
- a CDS encoding DUF5926 family protein, with the translated sequence MSKRRKNPRAAADAAPKRQKVRDVFVARPFEGLADETEWIALRELVPAASAPLTLKPEIIEEYGDRPVTLSTVLPMAWPAMTRQDGRVFVGLQRHLQSGDVSRDVAEAVLCALRTQPGDTVAVPALPGEGPRLQDILEDGPLDISMHEGFEYWLDAEQAEDANVKASLERANASIYPTVRMSAAHAAYWCRVPDKAHVRWVLPDPEDAALDALARLSAAGDLLLGEDTKFAGMFRAHGLLVPVWDVPGEPEAGDWEAPLADFAKRYADTLAETAPLDGAARRAKQGLVGRQLTLR
- a CDS encoding arginine deiminase, producing MAPYVDSEVGRLATVILHRPGAELARLTPRNNDSLLFDGIPWVGRAQEEHDRFAQALRDRGVEVLYLGGLLEETLAVAEARAELTRSVLESTRLGDTLRERVAAHLADLGPRDLAHVLMAGLAHEEVKPGPGRTGGLVYELMDRHDFVIDPLPNLLFTRDSSVWVRDKVAVTSLAMPARNRETTLTRAIYTHHPRFAGTELLYTPGLEHVEGGDVLLLAPDVLAIGVGERTTPAGAERLARRVFAAGLAETILVVPIAQERATMHLDTVCTMVDVDAVVMYPNVADALRAYPVTRGFDGEPVVGEGRPFLVAAAEAMGIDRLRIIDTGLDPVTAEREQWDDGNNTLALAPRLCVAYERNVETNAQLERAGIEVIAISGSELGSGRGGPRCMSCPVERAPLSPPARAGG
- a CDS encoding ACT domain-containing protein, whose translation is MLDLDLLPEEYAVCRLPAGSPLPASLSNGPDDKSVISVTWAPDEMSIICPSDRVPDGATVEAAWRCLRVVGPLDLALTGVLASLVTPLADARVNIIAFSTYDTDYLLVPRVRLSEAIDTLSAVGHRITV
- a CDS encoding metallopeptidase family protein, with amino-acid sequence MGGVPVEMSRERFEELVGEALDEVPAELLRTMNNVVILVEDLPPDGSMDLLGLYQGIDLTRRGWDYAGVLPDTITIYRLPTLNVCETETDVIDEVAITVVHEIAHHFGIDDHRLHELGWG
- the pheA gene encoding prephenate dehydratase → MPGTPPTRFVYLGPEGTFTEQALRTIPAAERGIRTPARSVPEALEAVRTGEADAALVPLENSVGGAVPVTLDELGTGSPLVITREVVLPVEFVLGSASLTPLAAIRTVAAHPQASAQCRNWLRANLPDAVVVDMLSNAASAAAAAAGEYDAAICAPIGIPRNNLTVLAEKIADHADAVTRFALLSRPAAPAPPTGDDVTSLAVMIAHDRVGALLSVLTELAVRGINLSRIESRPTGEQLGVYVFFLDCTGHVAEPRLGEALQGLRRICAEVRFLGSYPRHRWSRQAQEEPLPTQPGLTNADFADSSAWLARLRAGEPS
- a CDS encoding OsmC family protein; protein product: MPIRTASARWSGNLTEGSGTVKTGKGGYEGNYSFKSRFEEGEGTNPEELIAAAHAGCFSMAFSKALADAGFTPTSVDTTAKVHLDKTDAGFGVTRIELETVGDVPNVDPDTFQKLAEGAKENCPISRLLSPGAEITLSATLA
- a CDS encoding AIM24 family protein, whose protein sequence is MRSELFSAENLEKESAQPGLRLQNSKLLKAELNGEFMARVGSMVAYQGQVQFEALGSGGIGKFLKQKLTGEGVPLMRVSGRGDVFLAERAADIHLIDLEPGDALSINGANVLAFDSSLTYDIKMVQGAGMMSNAGLFNCVFSGHGRIAVTTKGTPVVLTVDQPTYVDPQAAICWSAGLQTGYHRAEQLGLGTLLGRTTGERFTMSFAGQGFVVVQPSEEPPGGLAGAAQGQQQQGGILGNLLGG